A single genomic interval of Polynucleobacter necessarius harbors:
- the ruvC gene encoding crossover junction endodeoxyribonuclease RuvC encodes MRWIGIDPGLRTTGFGVIDVDGQKLTYVASGTIESGDPTKGLPERLGALYAGLKEVLETYKPESAAIEEVFLNINPRSTLMLGQAKGAVIAALVSEKLPVAEYSALRVKQAIVGTGRAAKPQVQEMVKRLLRLNRAPGTDASDALGVAICAAHHAQMPKAITTALAPKKRSK; translated from the coding sequence ATGCGCTGGATTGGAATCGACCCAGGTTTACGGACAACCGGTTTTGGCGTCATCGATGTCGATGGCCAAAAGCTGACCTACGTAGCCTCTGGGACGATTGAGAGTGGTGATCCAACCAAAGGCTTGCCCGAGCGTTTAGGCGCTTTGTATGCTGGCCTGAAAGAAGTTCTAGAGACATATAAACCAGAGTCCGCCGCGATCGAAGAAGTCTTTTTAAACATCAATCCTCGCTCAACCCTCATGCTTGGTCAGGCAAAGGGTGCCGTCATTGCTGCCCTGGTCTCCGAAAAACTCCCGGTAGCCGAGTACAGCGCTCTGCGAGTAAAGCAAGCGATTGTGGGCACTGGCCGTGCGGCTAAGCCGCAAGTACAGGAGATGGTTAAGCGTTTACTTAGATTAAATCGCGCTCCAGGGACGGATGCTTCTGATGCATTAGGCGTTGCCATCTGTGCAGCCCATCATGCGCAAATGCCAAAAGCAATTACAACTGCCTTAGCCCCCAAGAAGCGCAGCAAATAA
- the ruvA gene encoding Holliday junction branch migration protein RuvA: MIGRIQGTLVSVHPPRLLVDCQGIGYEVDVPMSTLYQLPQAGQKITLLTHFQVREDAQQLFGFATETEREAFRQLIKISGVGSRTALAVLSGMSVNELAQAIALQEAGRLTQVPGIGKKTAERLCLELKGKLAPDLGIAGGKSQAIEASSEVLQALLALGYSEKEALLALKQIPSDTSVSDGIRIGLKYLAKL; encoded by the coding sequence ATGATTGGTCGCATTCAAGGCACTCTCGTTTCAGTTCACCCTCCTCGCCTCTTGGTGGACTGCCAAGGCATTGGTTATGAGGTCGATGTACCAATGAGCACTTTGTATCAGCTGCCTCAAGCTGGCCAAAAAATTACCCTACTGACCCATTTCCAAGTGCGTGAAGATGCGCAACAACTCTTTGGCTTTGCCACCGAAACTGAGCGTGAGGCATTTAGGCAACTCATCAAGATTAGCGGTGTTGGCTCCCGTACAGCACTAGCCGTGCTTTCTGGCATGAGTGTGAATGAACTTGCCCAAGCTATTGCACTCCAAGAAGCCGGTCGATTAACTCAAGTACCTGGTATCGGCAAGAAAACCGCCGAACGTCTTTGCTTGGAACTCAAAGGTAAGCTAGCCCCTGATCTTGGTATTGCTGGCGGCAAGTCTCAAGCGATTGAAGCGAGTAGTGAGGTGTTACAAGCACTCTTGGCTCTAGGCTACTCAGAAAAAGAAGCGCTCCTTGCGTTAAAGCAGATTCCGTCGGATACGAGCGTTTCAGATGGTATTCGCATTGGCTTAAAGTACCTTGCAAAGCTATAA
- the ruvB gene encoding Holliday junction branch migration DNA helicase RuvB translates to MAIHTDDLSSIPEDLPEGNDRIVSGSAGNAEAVFERALRPKQLDEYVGQTKARAQLEIFISATRTRQEALDHVLLFGPPGLGKTTLAHIIARELGVNLRQTSGPVLDRPGDLAALLTNLEENDVLFIDEIHRLSPVVEEILYPALEDYGLDIMIGEGPAARSVKIDLKPFTLIGATTRAGMLTNPLRDRFGIVARLEFYTTEELTKIIDRSASLLKANIDPEGSVEIAKRARGTPRIANRLLRRVRDYAEVKGTGTITKAMADAALKMLDVDPNGFDVMDRKLLEAILHKFDGGPVGIDNLAAAIGEERDTIEDVLEPYLIQQGYLQRTSRGRVATRQAYEHFGLTPPSGNASLDI, encoded by the coding sequence ATGGCAATTCACACAGACGACCTAAGCTCTATTCCTGAAGATTTACCGGAAGGAAATGACCGCATTGTGAGCGGATCAGCAGGCAATGCTGAAGCCGTCTTTGAAAGAGCGCTGCGCCCAAAACAACTCGATGAGTATGTTGGTCAAACTAAAGCACGCGCCCAATTAGAAATTTTTATCAGCGCAACCAGAACTCGCCAAGAAGCCTTAGACCACGTTCTCTTGTTTGGGCCTCCTGGTCTTGGTAAAACCACCTTAGCCCACATCATTGCCAGAGAGCTTGGCGTGAATTTGCGCCAAACCAGCGGCCCAGTCCTGGACAGGCCAGGTGATCTTGCTGCCTTGCTCACCAATTTAGAAGAAAACGATGTTCTCTTTATTGATGAGATTCATCGCTTATCTCCAGTTGTAGAAGAAATTCTCTATCCTGCGCTTGAAGATTACGGCTTAGACATCATGATTGGTGAAGGCCCTGCCGCTCGCAGCGTGAAGATTGATCTCAAGCCCTTCACGCTCATTGGCGCAACTACTCGAGCCGGAATGCTCACCAACCCATTGCGCGATCGCTTTGGCATTGTGGCAAGACTCGAGTTCTACACCACCGAAGAGCTCACCAAAATTATTGATCGCTCCGCAAGCCTGCTAAAAGCTAACATTGATCCAGAGGGCTCAGTAGAAATTGCGAAGCGTGCTCGTGGCACTCCGCGCATTGCCAACCGTCTACTCCGTCGTGTTCGTGACTATGCAGAAGTCAAAGGCACTGGCACGATTACTAAAGCTATGGCGGATGCTGCGCTGAAGATGCTGGATGTGGATCCAAATGGTTTTGATGTCATGGACAGAAAATTGCTGGAAGCGATCCTGCATAAGTTTGATGGCGGCCCTGTGGGTATTGATAACTTAGCAGCAGCCATTGGTGAAGAACGGGACACAATTGAAGATGTTCTTGAGCCCTACCTCATTCAGCAAGGCTATCTGCAAAGAACATCACGTGGCCGAGTAGCCACTCGCCAAGCTTATGAACACTTTGGTTTAACACCGCCCAGCGGCAATGCTAGCTTAGATATTTAA
- the tyrS gene encoding tyrosine--tRNA ligase, with the protein MTAKPEQKYPLTPEVFAALAVTKRGCDELLVEADWVQKLARSQVTKTPLRIKLGLDPTAPDIHLGHTVVLNKLRQLQYLGHTVIFLIGDFTSMIGDPSGRNATRPPLTAEEIAVNAETYYRQASMVLDPARTEVRYNSEWCDPLGARGMIQLAARYTVAQMLERDDFTKRYRSGVPISVHEFLYPLMQGYDSVALKSDLELGGTDQKFNLLVGRELQREYGQEPQCILTMPLLVGLDGVDKMSKSKGNYIGISEPAGEMFGKLLSISDELMWDYFILLSFRPMAEIDLMKQEVAAGRNPKDCKVLLAQEIVARFHSQAAAEKALEDFNHRAKGGVPDDIPEINLSGAPMQIANLLKAAGLARSTSEANRNIEQNGVKIDGATITDKQLKVAAGTYVVQISKRKFAKVTLA; encoded by the coding sequence ATGACAGCTAAACCAGAACAAAAATATCCTTTGACCCCTGAAGTCTTTGCGGCGCTCGCAGTTACCAAACGTGGCTGCGATGAGTTATTGGTTGAAGCGGACTGGGTTCAGAAGTTGGCTCGCAGCCAGGTTACCAAGACCCCGCTCAGAATCAAGCTGGGGCTGGATCCAACTGCGCCTGACATTCATTTGGGCCACACGGTTGTTTTAAATAAGTTGCGTCAGTTACAATATTTAGGCCATACCGTTATTTTCTTGATCGGTGATTTCACCAGCATGATTGGTGATCCATCGGGTCGCAACGCAACTCGCCCACCTTTGACGGCCGAAGAGATCGCTGTCAATGCCGAGACTTACTATCGTCAAGCAAGCATGGTGCTTGATCCTGCTAGAACAGAAGTGCGCTACAACAGTGAGTGGTGCGATCCATTAGGCGCGCGCGGCATGATTCAATTGGCAGCGCGATATACCGTTGCACAAATGTTAGAGCGCGATGACTTCACAAAGCGCTACCGTAGTGGTGTACCCATCTCTGTACATGAGTTCTTGTACCCATTGATGCAGGGTTACGACTCTGTTGCTTTGAAGAGTGACTTAGAGCTCGGTGGCACTGATCAGAAATTTAATCTCTTAGTTGGGCGGGAGCTTCAACGTGAGTATGGCCAAGAGCCACAATGTATTTTGACTATGCCGCTGCTGGTTGGCTTGGATGGCGTGGACAAGATGAGTAAGTCCAAAGGTAATTACATTGGCATCAGTGAGCCTGCTGGTGAGATGTTCGGCAAGCTCTTGAGTATCTCCGATGAATTAATGTGGGATTACTTTATATTGTTGTCATTCCGCCCTATGGCTGAAATTGATTTGATGAAGCAAGAAGTGGCTGCCGGCAGAAACCCTAAAGATTGCAAAGTACTGCTCGCACAAGAAATTGTTGCGCGCTTTCATTCACAGGCTGCTGCAGAAAAGGCATTAGAAGACTTTAATCACCGTGCTAAAGGTGGTGTGCCAGATGACATTCCAGAAATCAATCTTTCTGGAGCGCCAATGCAAATCGCCAATCTGTTGAAGGCCGCTGGCTTAGCTCGATCAACATCAGAAGCCAATCGCAACATTGAGCAAAATGGTGTGAAGATTGATGGCGCAACGATTACTGATAAACAGTTAAAAGTTGCGGCGGGTACTTACGTGGTGCAGATTAGCAAACGCAAGTTTGCAAAAGTGACGCTAGCTTAA
- the erpA gene encoding iron-sulfur cluster insertion protein ErpA, translating to MTELATKPAEDLAEPPTPLVFTDAAAAKVADLIAEEGNPELKLRVFVQGGGCSGFQYGFTFDDAVNEDDTLFEKHGVTLLVDSMSFQYLVGAEIDYKEDINGSQFVIKNPNAKTTCGCGSSFSA from the coding sequence ATGACCGAATTAGCGACAAAACCCGCAGAAGACTTGGCTGAGCCACCAACCCCATTGGTGTTCACGGATGCCGCTGCTGCAAAAGTGGCTGACTTGATTGCGGAAGAAGGCAATCCAGAGTTGAAGTTGCGCGTATTCGTACAAGGCGGTGGCTGCTCTGGCTTTCAGTATGGCTTCACATTTGATGATGCTGTAAATGAAGACGACACGCTCTTTGAAAAGCATGGCGTTACTTTGTTAGTAGATTCAATGAGCTTCCAATATTTAGTTGGTGCTGAGATTGATTACAAAGAAGACATTAATGGATCGCAGTTTGTGATTAAGAATCCGAATGCGAAAACTACTTGTGGTTGCGGGTCCTCTTTCTCTGCTTAA
- the argC gene encoding N-acetyl-gamma-glutamyl-phosphate reductase, which yields MIKVGIVGGTGYTGVELLRLLAQHPEVKLTAITSRTEAGMPVAEMFPSLRGRVELKFTTPDEAKLNECDAVFFATPHGVAMAQAKELLANNVKVLDLAADFRLKDTKEFAKWCGMEHGCPDILAEAVYGLPEINRDAIKKARVVGLAGCYPTSVQLGLAPLLSPTSTGGKHLIDGTHIIADSKSGTSGAGRKAEIGTLLSEAADNFKAYSVKGHRHLPEIEQGLKAIAGHDQIGLTFVPHLTPMIRGIHSTLYVRLTDAGKEVDYQNLYEQFYKDEPFVDVMPAGSHPETRSVRGSNGIRIAIHRPGGGDTLVILVVEDNLVKGASGQGVQCMNLMFGLPETTGLTQIAVSP from the coding sequence ATGATTAAGGTAGGCATCGTTGGCGGCACAGGTTATACCGGGGTGGAGCTGTTGCGTTTATTAGCGCAGCATCCCGAGGTAAAACTCACTGCAATTACTTCTCGCACAGAAGCTGGCATGCCAGTGGCTGAGATGTTCCCATCTTTGCGTGGCCGTGTTGAGCTGAAATTTACGACGCCTGATGAAGCAAAGCTCAACGAATGTGATGCGGTATTCTTTGCAACTCCGCATGGTGTTGCTATGGCGCAAGCAAAAGAGTTGCTTGCTAATAATGTAAAGGTCTTGGATCTTGCGGCTGACTTTCGTTTAAAAGACACCAAAGAGTTTGCCAAGTGGTGCGGCATGGAGCATGGTTGCCCAGATATTTTGGCTGAAGCCGTTTATGGTTTGCCAGAAATTAACCGCGATGCCATTAAGAAAGCGCGTGTAGTGGGTTTGGCTGGTTGCTATCCAACATCTGTCCAGCTTGGTCTTGCACCATTGCTGTCGCCTACATCAACTGGCGGCAAGCATTTGATCGATGGCACACACATCATCGCTGATTCAAAGTCAGGCACTTCTGGTGCTGGACGTAAAGCAGAGATCGGTACGCTGTTATCCGAAGCTGCTGATAACTTTAAAGCCTATAGCGTTAAAGGCCATCGTCATCTTCCTGAGATTGAGCAGGGCTTAAAAGCCATTGCGGGCCATGATCAGATTGGTTTGACATTTGTGCCGCATTTGACGCCAATGATTAGAGGGATTCATTCAACGCTCTACGTGCGGTTGACTGATGCCGGTAAAGAGGTTGATTACCAAAATCTGTACGAGCAATTTTATAAAGACGAGCCGTTTGTCGATGTGATGCCAGCTGGCAGTCATCCGGAAACCCGTTCCGTGCGCGGCAGTAATGGCATTCGGATTGCGATTCATCGCCCAGGCGGTGGTGACACTTTAGTGATTTTGGTGGTTGAGGACAATTTGGTGAAGGGTGCCTCGGGCCAGGGTGTGCAGTGTATGAACCTGATGTTTGGCTTGCCAGAAACTACAGGCTTGACGCAGATTGCTGTATCTCCTTAA
- the rpsI gene encoding 30S ribosomal protein S9 produces MAINYGNWNYGTGRRKSSVARVFIKSGKGDIIVNGKPIDAYFARETSRMIARQPLALTAHLTTFDIKVNVSGGGETGQSGAVRHGVTRALIDYDNALKPTLSKAGLVTRDAREVERKKAGLHGARRRKQFSKR; encoded by the coding sequence ATGGCTATTAATTACGGAAATTGGAATTACGGTACTGGTCGCCGCAAGAGTTCTGTTGCGCGCGTATTCATTAAATCTGGCAAAGGCGACATTATTGTTAATGGCAAGCCTATCGATGCTTATTTTGCTCGTGAAACATCACGCATGATCGCTCGTCAGCCTTTGGCTCTCACAGCTCACTTAACGACCTTTGATATCAAAGTAAACGTTTCTGGTGGCGGTGAAACTGGCCAATCTGGTGCGGTTCGTCATGGTGTTACTCGTGCATTGATCGACTACGACAACGCTTTGAAGCCAACTCTGTCTAAAGCAGGCTTGGTAACTCGCGACGCTCGTGAAGTTGAGCGTAAAAAAGCTGGTCTGCACGGCGCGCGTCGTCGTAAGCAGTTCAGCAAGCGCTAA
- the rplM gene encoding 50S ribosomal protein L13, translated as MKTFSAKSHEVVHEWFVIDATDKVLGRVASEVALRLRGKHKPEYTPHVDTGDFIVVINSSKLRVTGTKGLNKIYYRHSGYPGGIRSTNFDKMHDRFPGRALEKAVKGMLPKGPLGYAMIKKLKVYGDANHPHTAQQPKALEI; from the coding sequence ATGAAAACTTTTTCTGCAAAATCCCATGAGGTAGTGCATGAATGGTTCGTGATTGACGCTACGGACAAAGTCCTCGGTCGTGTCGCCAGTGAAGTGGCACTCCGTCTACGCGGCAAGCACAAGCCTGAATACACCCCACACGTTGATACTGGCGACTTTATTGTTGTCATCAATTCTTCTAAGCTCCGTGTCACTGGCACAAAAGGCTTGAACAAGATTTATTACCGTCACAGCGGATACCCAGGTGGTATTCGCTCGACTAACTTCGACAAGATGCACGACCGTTTCCCAGGTCGCGCATTGGAGAAGGCTGTGAAAGGTATGTTGCCCAAAGGCCCGCTAGGCTATGCCATGATCAAGAAATTAAAAGTCTACGGCGACGCCAATCATCCGCATACGGCTCAACAGCCAAAAGCGTTAGAGATTTAA
- the pyrC gene encoding dihydroorotase: MSNSLTQIQLIQPDDWHLHIRDGEVMKDVLADTARQFARAIIMPNLKPPVTTVELANAYQSRIQANLKSLGRSSFTPLMTLYLTDNTSTDEVRNAKTAGISAFKLYPAGATTNSDAGVSDLKHCHAALEVMQELGVPLLVHGEVTSSDIDIFDREAVFIDTVLQPLRKKFPELKIVFEHITTKQAAHYVRDASTAEKNTIAATITPQHLLMNRNAIFAGGIRPHNYCLPVLKREEHRVALMEVATSGSPRFFLGTDSAPHAKGAKEAACGCAGCYSAFNAFGLYAEAFESVGKLDKLEGFASFFGPDFYSLPRNSKTITLAKQAQNIPAELPLGDATIVPLRAGETIAWTLM; encoded by the coding sequence ATGTCTAATAGCCTCACTCAAATTCAATTGATTCAGCCAGATGATTGGCATTTACATATTCGCGATGGCGAGGTGATGAAAGATGTATTGGCTGATACTGCACGGCAATTTGCGCGTGCCATCATCATGCCAAACTTAAAGCCACCAGTGACCACTGTGGAATTGGCTAACGCTTATCAATCACGCATTCAAGCCAATTTAAAGTCCTTGGGGAGAAGTAGTTTTACTCCATTGATGACCCTGTATCTCACAGACAATACCTCTACTGATGAAGTGCGTAATGCTAAGACTGCAGGAATTTCTGCTTTTAAGCTATACCCTGCAGGCGCAACAACAAACAGCGATGCAGGTGTGAGCGATCTAAAGCATTGCCATGCAGCTCTCGAGGTAATGCAAGAGCTTGGTGTGCCCTTATTGGTGCATGGTGAAGTAACCAGTTCTGATATTGATATCTTTGATCGTGAGGCAGTCTTTATCGATACTGTATTACAGCCTTTGCGCAAAAAATTTCCTGAGCTAAAGATTGTGTTTGAACACATCACCACTAAGCAAGCTGCTCACTATGTGCGTGATGCTTCGACCGCTGAAAAAAACACTATTGCCGCCACAATTACGCCGCAACATTTACTTATGAACCGCAATGCGATTTTTGCTGGTGGCATTCGTCCACACAATTATTGTTTGCCAGTACTCAAGCGTGAAGAGCACCGGGTTGCTCTAATGGAAGTTGCCACTAGCGGTAGTCCTCGTTTCTTCTTGGGGACCGATAGTGCACCACATGCTAAGGGCGCTAAAGAGGCTGCTTGTGGTTGCGCAGGGTGCTACAGTGCATTTAACGCATTTGGTTTATATGCTGAAGCATTTGAAAGCGTTGGAAAGTTGGATAAGTTAGAAGGCTTTGCGAGTTTCTTTGGCCCTGATTTTTACTCATTACCGCGCAATAGCAAAACAATTACATTGGCAAAGCAAGCCCAAAATATTCCTGCTGAATTGCCATTGGGTGATGCCACGATTGTTCCGCTGCGTGCTGGCGAAACGATTGCTTGGACACTCATGTAA
- the nudB gene encoding dihydroneopterin triphosphate diphosphatase, which yields MKIPISVLVVIYKSDRDVLLIERADRAGFWQSVTGSLDMPNEDLALAATREVFEETGIAVNQLPTGALQNMHHQIEYEIYPEWRFRYAPGVTRNTEHWFALKAPDNTSITLAPREHVAYEWLSYEDAAKKCFSRSNGEAILKLFSAD from the coding sequence TTGAAAATCCCTATTTCGGTTTTAGTAGTTATCTACAAATCAGATAGGGATGTTTTATTGATAGAGCGCGCCGATAGAGCGGGCTTTTGGCAGTCGGTAACCGGTAGTCTTGATATGCCGAATGAAGATCTTGCTTTGGCTGCCACTCGCGAAGTTTTTGAAGAAACGGGCATTGCCGTAAATCAGCTGCCGACAGGTGCATTGCAAAATATGCATCATCAAATCGAGTATGAAATTTACCCTGAATGGCGCTTTCGTTATGCTCCCGGCGTCACCCGAAATACTGAGCATTGGTTTGCGCTAAAAGCTCCAGACAACACTTCAATTACTCTCGCCCCCAGAGAGCATGTCGCATATGAGTGGCTGTCTTATGAGGATGCCGCAAAGAAATGTTTCTCACGCAGCAATGGTGAGGCTATTCTGAAATTGTTTTCGGCTGACTAG
- the aspS gene encoding aspartate--tRNA ligase — translation MSMRSHTCGQVTDSLIGQEVTLSGWVNRRRDHGGVIFIDLRDREGFVQVVCDPDHPEMFAIAEQVRSEFCIQIKGLVRARPSGTENVDLVSGKVEILCNNLVILNASVTPPFQIDDENLSETTRLTRRVLDLRRPQMQKNLRLRYNVAMECRRYLDDAGFIDIETPMLTKSTPEGARDYLVPSRVHDGQFFALPQSPQLFKQLLMVAGFDRYYQITKCFRDEDLRADRQPEFTQIDCETAFLSELEIRDLFENMIRHIFKKTMNVELPNPFPTMPYSDGMARFGSDKPDLRVNFEFTELTDLMKDVDCKVFSGAANQAGGRVVGLCVPGGAEISRSAIDDYTQFVSIYGAKGLAWIKVNSVAEGRNGLQSPIVKNLHDAAIEGILKRTGAKDGDIIFFGADKEKVVNDAIGNLRLRIGQSAWGKAHGLFTEGWKPLWVVDFPMFDYDEGEARWVACHHPFTSPKDEHMQYLESDPGKCLAKAYDMVLNGSEIGGGSVRIYQEAVQSQVFRALKINAEEAQAKFGFLLDALQYGAPPHGGIAFGLDRIVTMMTGAESIRDVIAFPKTQRAQCLLTQAPSPVDERQLRELHIRLR, via the coding sequence GCGAAGGTTTCGTGCAAGTGGTTTGTGATCCAGATCATCCAGAAATGTTCGCCATTGCAGAGCAGGTGCGTAGTGAATTTTGTATTCAGATTAAAGGACTTGTGCGCGCACGTCCTTCTGGCACTGAGAATGTGGATTTAGTTAGCGGCAAAGTAGAAATTCTGTGCAACAACTTGGTGATCTTGAACGCATCTGTAACTCCACCGTTTCAGATTGATGATGAAAATTTGTCAGAGACAACTCGTCTCACTCGTCGCGTATTGGATTTACGTCGTCCACAAATGCAGAAGAATTTGCGTTTGCGTTACAACGTAGCAATGGAGTGTCGTCGTTATTTAGATGATGCAGGCTTTATCGACATCGAAACGCCGATGCTTACCAAAAGCACCCCAGAGGGCGCGCGCGATTATCTAGTGCCATCTCGTGTGCACGACGGCCAATTCTTCGCATTGCCACAGTCTCCACAGTTGTTTAAGCAATTGCTTATGGTGGCTGGTTTTGATCGTTACTATCAAATTACCAAGTGTTTCCGCGATGAGGATTTGCGCGCCGATCGTCAACCAGAATTTACGCAGATCGACTGTGAAACTGCGTTCTTAAGCGAGTTAGAGATTCGTGATTTGTTTGAAAACATGATTCGTCATATCTTCAAAAAAACGATGAATGTGGAATTGCCCAATCCATTTCCGACCATGCCGTATTCAGATGGTATGGCGCGTTTTGGCTCTGATAAGCCAGATTTACGTGTGAACTTTGAGTTCACTGAATTGACTGACTTGATGAAAGACGTTGATTGCAAGGTCTTCTCCGGTGCGGCTAATCAAGCTGGCGGGCGTGTTGTTGGCCTATGTGTTCCTGGTGGCGCTGAAATTAGCCGTAGCGCAATTGATGATTACACTCAGTTTGTCAGCATCTACGGTGCTAAAGGCTTGGCTTGGATTAAGGTCAATTCAGTTGCTGAAGGGCGCAATGGTTTGCAGTCGCCTATTGTGAAGAATTTGCATGATGCAGCGATTGAGGGCATTTTGAAGCGCACTGGGGCAAAAGATGGCGACATCATTTTCTTCGGCGCTGACAAAGAAAAAGTAGTGAATGATGCTATTGGTAATCTGCGTTTGCGCATTGGCCAATCTGCTTGGGGTAAAGCGCATGGTCTCTTTACCGAAGGCTGGAAGCCATTATGGGTGGTTGATTTCCCGATGTTTGATTACGATGAAGGCGAAGCGCGTTGGGTTGCTTGCCATCATCCGTTCACAAGCCCTAAAGATGAGCACATGCAGTACTTGGAATCTGATCCTGGCAAGTGTTTAGCCAAAGCGTATGACATGGTATTGAACGGTAGCGAAATTGGTGGTGGCTCAGTACGTATCTACCAAGAGGCGGTTCAAAGTCAGGTCTTCCGCGCGTTGAAGATTAATGCTGAAGAAGCGCAAGCGAAGTTCGGTTTCTTGTTGGATGCTCTGCAGTATGGCGCGCCTCCACATGGCGGTATTGCGTTTGGTTTAGATCGTATTGTCACGATGATGACGGGCGCCGAATCGATTCGTGATGTGATTGCCTTCCCTAAAACGCAACGTGCGCAATGCCTATTAACTCAGGCTCCTAGCCCGGTGGATGAGCGTCAGTTGCGTGAGTTGCATATCCGCTTGCGTTAA